A region from the Vicia villosa cultivar HV-30 ecotype Madison, WI linkage group LG3, Vvil1.0, whole genome shotgun sequence genome encodes:
- the LOC131658776 gene encoding DNA-dependent metalloprotease WSS1-like — protein sequence MNNEDDIYKVWEIQAMQARPGADQAQKMLERIAKQVQPIMRKHNWSVKLLSEFCTRDAYYLGFNYGGGRQCNLIQLALRTSSERDSNFLPYDEVLDTMLHELCHNEHYSHNTNFYKLWDQLRKECAELMANQITGFGFDLPGRRLGGYSTQPPPRKTALSAADKRPWLGYRIGGDSLIMKTLTPGQAAALAAERRLQDDLWCRSQSSYHEAENHIKKKIIVGSSKPSDNSTLALDPTSRKRSWDKDSSLSLYSSSNPKFVDLTMDTPSSSRSLSNNNRRLHSEETAMWQCLTCTLLNKSLAPICELCGTQQPKVVTTKHYTWSCKFCTMGNSAKLERCSACDEWRYSNGPSLGP from the exons ATGAACAACGAAGATGACATATACAAGGTTTGGGAAATCCAAGCTATGCAGGCGAGGCCAGGTGCAGACCAAGctcagaagatgttagagagaaTTGCCAAACAGGTTCAGCCTATTATGCGTAAACACAATTGGAGCGTCAAGCTTCTCTCGGAGTTCTG CACAAGGGATGCATATTATCTTGGGTTTAATTATGGAGGTGGAAGACAGTGTAATCTCATTCAGTTGGCGCTACGGACAAGTTCAGAACGGGATTCTAACTTTTTACCATATGATGAAGTTTTAGATACCATGCTTCACGAGCTTTGTCATAACGAACATTATTCTCATAATACAAACTTCTACAAGCTATGGGATCAACTTAGAAAGGAATGTGCTGAATTGATGGCTAATCAGATAACTGGCTTTGGCTTTGATCTCCCAGGAAGGCGCCTGGGTGGTTATTCTACTCAACCTCCTCCACGTAAAACTGCACTTTCTGCTGCAGATAAGAGACCGTGGTTGGGATATCGTATTGGTGGTGATAGTCTTATAATGAAGACACTTACTCCAGGGCAAGCTGCTGCGCTGGCCGCAGAAAGGAGATTACAGGATGACTTATGGTGTCGTTCTCAATCTTCATATCACGAAGCTGaaaaccatataaaaaagaaGATAATTGTTGGAAGCTCAAAACCATCTGACAATTCTACTCTAGCTTTGGATCCGACATCTCGAAAAAGAAGTTGGGACAAGGATTCAAGTTTATCACTTTATTCATCTAGTAACCCTAAATTTGTTGATTTGACAATGGATACACCAAGTTCGTCTAGGTCGCTATCTAACAATAATAGAAGACTTCATTCCGAAGAAACTGCAATGTGGCAGTGTCTGACGTGCACTCTGTTAAACAAA TCATTAGCCCCTATATGTGAATTGTGTGGAACACAACAGCCAAAAGTTGTTACTACCAAACACTACACTTGGTCTTGTAAATTCTGTACGATGGGAAATAGTGCAAAGTTGGAGAGATGCTCAGCGTGTGACGAGTGGAGATACTCTAATGGCCCCAGCCTTGGCCCTTGA
- the LOC131658777 gene encoding uncharacterized protein LOC131658777, whose product MVNAYGSYLGTGTKPIQYVNGTDFMSAYKSNQGDNNSEEPKISKTLESETAILTAARNGIVEIVNELITKIPSSIYDVNLENKNVLLVAVENRRTIIVEALRKRFEKCDKKAIFDNLIQDVDMEGNTVLHLAATRSDQDWHISGAALQMMWHIKWFQYTKGLVPEHFTVRTNKKDKTAGELFKKSHATLVQDGSTWLKDTSESCSVVAALLAGVSFAASSTVPGGNKSETGEPTLEGRPAFDAFAMSSVIGLCFSVTALIMFLSILTSRKDAKDFRNDLPRKLLWGMSSLFLSIVAMLVAFCSGHFFLIDHKFKHIVFLIYAVTCFPVTLYAAAQLPLYIDLLRGIITKVPKTCDKGEDI is encoded by the exons ATGGTGAACGCTTATGGATCGTATTTGGGAACCGGCACCAAACCAATACAATATGTCAATGGAACAGATTTCATGTCTGCTTACAAGTCAAACCAAG GAGATAATAACAGTGAGGAGCCAAAGATTTCTAAGACACTGGAAAGTGAGACAGCGATTTTGACAGCAGCAAGGAATGGCATAGTTGAAATAGTGAATGAGCTTATAACAAAAATACCAAGTTCAATATACGATGTTAACTtggaaaataaaaatgtattactTGTAGCAGTTGAGAACAGAAGAACCATCATTGTTGAGGCATTAAGGAAACGGTTTGAAAAGTGTGATAAAAAAGCGATATTTGATAACTTAATCCAAGATGTGGATATGGAAGGGAACACTGTGTTACATTTAGCAGCTACAAGAAGTGATCAAGATTGGCACATTTCTGGAGCTGCCTTGCAAATGATGTGGCATATCAAATGGTTTCAG TACACTAAAGGACTAGTGCCAGAGCATTTCACAGTTAGAACAAACAAAAAGGACAAAACAGCAGGGGAATTATTCAAGAAATCACACGCAACACTGGTACAAGATGGTAGTACGTGGCTCAAAGACACTTCTGAGTCTTGTTCTGTAGTAGCAGCACTCCTTGCCGGCGTTTCCTTTGCTGCGTCAAGCACTGTGCCGGGCGGCAACAAAAGTGAAACAGGTGAACCAACATTAGAAGGAAGGCCTGCATTTGATGCATTTGCTATGTCTTCAGTAATTGGTCTTTGTTTCTCTGTTACTGCACTCATAATGTTCCTTTCTATACTCACTTCTCGAAAAGATGCTAAAGATTTCAGAAATGATTTGCCTAGGAAGCTTCTTTGGGGAATGAGTTCTCTTTTCTTGTCCATTGTTGCAATGTTGGTTGCTTTCTGTTCTGgccatttctttttgattgacCACAAGTTCAAGCACATTGTGTTTCTGATTTATGCAGTCACTTGCTTCCCTGTGACTTTGTATGCAGCAGCACAACTTCCACTTTACATTGATCTTCTGAGAGGTATTATAACCAAAGTGCCAAAGACATGTGATAAGGGTGAGGACATTTAA